Below is a genomic region from Candidatus Chlorobium masyuteum.
GCATCGGTCAGGACATCGATGGTCTCTTTGCCGAGACGGAACGCCGCCCATAGCACTACCAGAGCTACGGCAATACCGGCAACCGCATCGGCCCAGACGATGCCGAGCGAGACAAAAAAAAGACCGAGGATAACGACGGCCGAGCTGAGAATGTCGGAACTGAAGTGCAGGGCATCTGCCTCAAGCGCCTGGCTGCCGGTCTCTTTTGCCACCTTTTTCAGGGCAATGGAGCGGGAGATGTCAACGACAATGGAGATGGCCATCACGGCAAAGGCGTACCAGGTGACCTCAACCTCTGTTGTTCCGGCTATGAGCCGCTCAATGGCGGCATAGATGATCCATGCACTGGTCACAACAAGAAGTCCCGTTTCAATCAGTGCGGAGACACTCTCAACCTTCGCGTGACCATAGTGGTGTTTGCTGTCGGCGGGTTTACCGCTCATTCTGACAGCATACCAGGTGAGTGAAGCTGCTCCGAAGTCAAGCGCGGAGTGTGCGGCTTCGGATATGATTCCGATACTGCCGGTAAGTAGTCCGACGATGAGCTTCATTGCCGTAAGCAGGAGGCTTGCCACGACAGAGCTTATGGCTACCTGTTGTTTTTTGTGAGCGTGTTCCATCAGTTTTTTTTCTTCAAAAAGCGGTTTTTACGAGGTTTAAGAGATCGCTCTCTCTCTCTGAACCGGTTTTCAATGTACGCAGGAGGAGTGAAAGACAACTCATATTTTTTTCAGGTCCCCTTCAGCATATCGGGAATTCACCGTGAGCAAGACGGTCGGTGAATTTTGTGATGTTGCCGAGTTCGTTGTCGATAATGGCAGTGACCTCATCCGTTACCGCATCCACGGTGACATCACAACCGGTTATGATTCGGGCTGAAGCGGAAAGGGGGCGGTCGAGCGGTTTGCCGATCTGGCTGCAGAGCAGGATCGAAACATCTTCTATACCAGCCACTTCACGGTAGATGCGCCGGGCAATCTCAGAGGCAAGCACAGAATAGATTTTTCCGACATGGCTGACCGGGTTTTTACCGGCAGCCGCCTCAAGAGTGAGGGGTCTCTCGAAGGCGATAAGCCCGTTTACCCTGTTGCCGCGTCCGACCTCTCCTCCGTCAGCTCCCTCTGCCGAGGTGCCGAGCACGGTCAGGTAGATACCGCCTTCACCCCTCGTCGGGTCGTCGAGCGTGTTGAGCTCAACGGTTATTTCACTGAAAGGCATGTTCTTTGCTGCAATAACATGCTGCACGGCGTCAAGTACGGCGGCTTTCCGTTCGAAATAGTGTGCGGGAGAGGTGATAAAGCGGTCCACAAAAGCCATGGCAATGGTAAGGGTGAGGTGGTTGCGGTTTCTGTACCCCATGATCTTTATATCCTCACCGGTTTCAGGAAAAGCCTGCTTGAATCCCGGTGAGTTGAGATAGTGTTCAGTCTCAAGCACAACTTTTTCGGCATCGCTGAGCGGCGCGTAGCCAGCTCCGACAGAGGTGTCATTTGCTCCGATCACGCTGCGCGCAAACAGGTCGGTAAGCTCTGCCGAGCCGGGTTTGATCTCGTTCTGGAATCGTACATGGATATCAGGATCGACAAAGCGGAGATGCTTTTTCAGCCAGTTGCTTGCTGCCTCTTCAGCAATTTCGCCGACAGGTATGCGGACTCCCTTGTAGCTGGTGGTTGCCCTGTCTCCGAAGATGATCTTCATCGGCTCCAGCACCCGGCCGCCACCCGGTTTTACAAGGG
It encodes:
- a CDS encoding methionine adenosyltransferase, whose translation is MKTLRNITVEVAGTTPAGMRQIELIERKGTGHPDTICDSIMESVCLSLCREYIERTGQILHHNLDKGLLVAGRTLVKPGGGRVLEPMKIIFGDRATTSYKGVRIPVGEIAEEAASNWLKKHLRFVDPDIHVRFQNEIKPGSAELTDLFARSVIGANDTSVGAGYAPLSDAEKVVLETEHYLNSPGFKQAFPETGEDIKIMGYRNRNHLTLTIAMAFVDRFITSPAHYFERKAAVLDAVQHVIAAKNMPFSEITVELNTLDDPTRGEGGIYLTVLGTSAEGADGGEVGRGNRVNGLIAFERPLTLEAAAGKNPVSHVGKIYSVLASEIARRIYREVAGIEDVSILLCSQIGKPLDRPLSASARIITGCDVTVDAVTDEVTAIIDNELGNITKFTDRLAHGEFPIC